A region of Mesorhizobium sp. AR02 DNA encodes the following proteins:
- a CDS encoding vitamin B12-dependent ribonucleotide reductase: MRIERRFTKPGQSAYAEIEFRKALSEIKNPDGSVVFRLDNIDVPAQFSQVAADILAQKYFRKAGVPARLKKVEENDVPSFLWRSVADEADLAKLPEAERYGSEIDARQVFDRLAGTWTYWGWKGGYFKTSEEDARAFRDELAYMLATQRVAPNSPQWFNTGLHWAYGIDGPSQGHFYVDPFTGKLTKSKSSYEHPQPHACFIQGVQDDLVNEGGIMDLWVREARLFKYGSGTGSNFSLLRGEGEKLSGGGRSSGLMSFLKIGDRAAGAIKSGGTTRRAAKMVIVDADHPDIEEFIDWKVNEEQKVASLVTGSKIVKKHLELIMKACVNCEGNGDDCFDPAINTALKREIKAAKKDAVPENYIYRVIQFAKQGYTSMSFKTYDTDWDSDAYLTVSGQNSNNSVSLKDNFLRAVEQDADWHLTARKDGKVLKTLKARDLWEKIGYAAWASADPGLHFNTTMNDWHTCASAGAIRASNPCSEYMFLDDTACNLASINLLPYRNADGTIDIAAYEHTVRLWTIVLEISVMMAQFPSKEIAKQSYEYRTLGLGYANIGGLLMTSGIPYDSDEGRAICAALTAIMTGMAYATSAEMAAELGAFADYDRNAQNMLRVMRNHRRAAYGDKDGYEKLAVNPVPLVASDLKQQALVEHAKAAWDRAIELGEEHGYRNAQATVIAPTGTIGLVMDCDTTGIEPDFALVKFKKLAGGGYFKIINRAVPEALRTLGYSEAQLAEIEAYAVGHGNLNQAPGINPGSLKAKGFSDDKIAALNAALKSAFDIKFVFNQWTLGADWVKETFGFTDEQLNDFSFEMLPAMGFSRKDIEAANIHVCGAMTLEGAPFLKAEHLAVFDCASPCGKIGKRSLSINSHIQMMAAAQPFISGAISKTINMPNDATVEDAKGAYMLSWKLALKANALYRDGSKLSQPLNASLLADGEEDEDDAVEQLIAAPAAARAAQITERIVERIIERVSREQEKLPGRRKGYTQKAKIGGNTIFLRTGEYDDGRLGEIFIDMNKEGATLRGLLNNFAIAISLGLQYGVPLDEYVHAFTFTKFEPAGMVQGNDAIKSATSILDYVFRELAISYLGRNDLAHVDQSDFSNTALGRNISEGKTDAVSKGLTRGSPVKLVSRAIGNEPKGFAGSAGTPARSAPTAFSGSNVLALKPASDEAIAYKRDYEDRAKELAEDIAFEEAAGSASVASDTTAALFTDAAANEAAEAKKLAADRRARSLLQGYTGNSCSECQNFTMVRNGTCEKCDTCGATSGCS, translated from the coding sequence ATGCGCATCGAGCGTCGCTTCACCAAGCCAGGCCAATCAGCTTATGCGGAGATCGAATTCCGCAAGGCCCTTTCCGAGATCAAGAATCCGGATGGCTCGGTGGTGTTCCGTCTCGACAATATCGATGTGCCGGCGCAGTTCTCCCAGGTCGCCGCCGACATCCTGGCGCAGAAATATTTCCGCAAGGCCGGTGTCCCCGCGCGGCTGAAGAAGGTCGAGGAGAACGACGTCCCCTCCTTCCTGTGGCGCTCCGTCGCCGACGAGGCCGACCTTGCCAAGCTGCCGGAAGCCGAGCGCTACGGGTCCGAGATCGATGCCCGCCAGGTCTTCGACCGGCTGGCCGGCACCTGGACCTACTGGGGCTGGAAGGGTGGCTACTTCAAGACGTCGGAGGAAGACGCGCGCGCCTTCCGCGATGAGCTTGCCTATATGCTGGCCACCCAGCGCGTCGCGCCGAACTCGCCGCAATGGTTCAACACCGGCCTGCACTGGGCCTACGGCATTGACGGCCCGAGCCAGGGCCACTTCTATGTCGACCCCTTCACCGGCAAGCTGACCAAGTCGAAGTCCTCCTACGAGCATCCGCAGCCGCATGCCTGCTTCATCCAGGGCGTGCAGGACGACCTCGTCAACGAGGGCGGCATCATGGATCTGTGGGTGCGTGAGGCGCGCCTGTTCAAATACGGCTCCGGCACCGGCTCGAACTTCTCGCTGCTGCGCGGCGAAGGCGAAAAGCTGTCCGGCGGCGGCCGCTCGTCCGGCCTGATGAGCTTCCTCAAGATCGGTGACCGCGCCGCGGGCGCCATCAAGTCGGGTGGCACGACGCGCCGCGCCGCGAAAATGGTCATTGTCGACGCCGACCACCCCGATATCGAGGAATTCATCGACTGGAAGGTCAATGAAGAGCAGAAGGTCGCCTCGCTGGTGACCGGCTCCAAGATCGTCAAGAAGCATCTTGAATTGATCATGAAGGCCTGTGTCAATTGCGAAGGCAATGGCGACGACTGCTTCGATCCGGCTATCAACACCGCGCTGAAGCGCGAGATCAAGGCGGCCAAGAAAGACGCGGTGCCGGAGAACTACATCTACCGCGTCATCCAGTTCGCCAAGCAGGGCTACACCTCGATGTCGTTCAAGACCTACGACACCGACTGGGATTCGGATGCCTATCTGACCGTTTCGGGCCAGAACTCCAACAATTCGGTATCGCTGAAGGACAATTTCCTGCGCGCCGTCGAGCAGGACGCCGACTGGCACCTGACCGCCCGCAAGGACGGCAAGGTGCTGAAGACGCTGAAAGCCAGGGATCTCTGGGAAAAGATCGGCTACGCCGCCTGGGCATCTGCCGATCCCGGCCTGCATTTCAACACGACGATGAACGACTGGCACACCTGCGCTTCGGCGGGTGCGATCCGGGCCTCCAACCCGTGCTCGGAATACATGTTCCTTGACGACACGGCCTGCAATCTTGCCTCGATCAATCTGCTGCCCTACCGCAATGCCGACGGCACGATCGACATCGCTGCCTACGAGCATACGGTGCGGCTGTGGACCATCGTCCTCGAAATCTCGGTGATGATGGCGCAGTTCCCGTCGAAGGAGATCGCCAAGCAATCCTATGAATACCGCACGCTCGGCCTTGGCTACGCCAACATTGGCGGCCTGCTGATGACCTCGGGCATTCCGTACGACTCGGATGAGGGCCGCGCCATCTGCGCAGCACTTACCGCGATCATGACCGGCATGGCCTATGCCACTTCGGCCGAAATGGCCGCCGAGCTCGGCGCCTTCGCTGACTACGACCGCAACGCCCAGAACATGCTGCGCGTCATGCGCAACCATCGCCGCGCCGCCTATGGCGACAAGGACGGCTACGAGAAGCTGGCCGTCAACCCGGTGCCGCTGGTCGCTTCCGATCTCAAGCAGCAGGCGCTTGTCGAGCATGCGAAAGCCGCCTGGGACCGCGCCATCGAACTTGGCGAGGAGCACGGCTACCGCAATGCGCAGGCGACCGTCATCGCGCCGACCGGCACGATCGGCCTGGTCATGGATTGCGACACCACAGGCATCGAGCCCGACTTCGCGCTGGTGAAGTTCAAGAAGCTCGCCGGCGGCGGCTACTTCAAGATCATCAACCGCGCCGTGCCGGAAGCGCTGCGCACGCTCGGCTACTCCGAAGCCCAGCTCGCCGAGATCGAGGCCTATGCGGTCGGCCACGGAAACCTCAACCAGGCGCCCGGCATCAATCCCGGCTCGCTCAAGGCAAAGGGTTTCAGCGACGACAAGATCGCGGCGCTCAATGCGGCGCTGAAGTCGGCCTTCGACATCAAGTTCGTCTTCAACCAGTGGACGCTCGGCGCCGACTGGGTGAAGGAGACCTTTGGCTTCACCGACGAGCAGCTCAACGACTTCTCGTTCGAGATGCTGCCGGCGATGGGTTTCTCCAGGAAGGACATCGAGGCCGCCAACATCCATGTCTGCGGTGCGATGACTTTGGAAGGCGCGCCGTTCCTCAAGGCTGAACACCTCGCCGTGTTCGATTGCGCGAGCCCCTGCGGCAAGATTGGCAAGCGTTCGCTTTCGATCAACAGCCACATCCAGATGATGGCGGCGGCGCAGCCCTTCATCTCGGGCGCCATCTCCAAGACCATCAACATGCCCAACGATGCGACGGTGGAAGACGCCAAGGGCGCCTACATGCTGTCGTGGAAGCTGGCGCTGAAGGCAAACGCCCTCTACCGCGACGGCTCGAAACTGTCGCAGCCGCTCAATGCCTCGCTGCTCGCCGATGGCGAGGAGGACGAGGACGATGCGGTCGAGCAGCTGATCGCGGCCCCGGCTGCAGCGCGCGCGGCGCAGATCACCGAGCGGATCGTCGAGCGCATCATCGAACGCGTGTCGCGCGAGCAAGAAAAGCTGCCCGGCCGCCGCAAGGGTTATACGCAGAAGGCCAAGATCGGTGGCAACACCATCTTCCTGCGCACCGGCGAATATGATGATGGCCGCCTCGGCGAGATCTTCATCGACATGAACAAGGAGGGTGCCACGCTGCGTGGCCTTCTCAACAACTTCGCCATCGCGATTTCGCTCGGCCTGCAGTACGGCGTGCCGCTCGACGAATATGTGCATGCCTTCACCTTCACCAAGTTCGAGCCGGCGGGCATGGTGCAGGGCAATGACGCCATCAAGAGCGCGACGTCGATCCTCGACTACGTGTTCCGGGAATTGGCGATTTCCTATCTCGGCCGCAACGACCTCGCCCATGTCGACCAGTCGGACTTTTCCAACACCGCACTTGGCCGCAACATCAGCGAAGGCAAGACCGACGCCGTCTCCAAGGGCCTGACCCGCGGTTCGCCGGTGAAGCTGGTTTCCAGGGCGATCGGCAACGAGCCGAAAGGCTTCGCCGGTTCCGCAGGAACCCCTGCCCGCTCGGCGCCGACCGCCTTCTCCGGCTCCAACGTGCTGGCGTTGAAGCCCGCCAGCGACGAGGCGATCGCCTACAAGCGCGACTATGAGGATCGGGCCAAGGAATTGGCGGAAGACATCGCCTTCGAGGAAGCGGCGGGCTCTGCTTCCGTAGCCTCTGATACCACGGCGGCGCTGTTCACCGACGCCGCAGCCAATGAAGCGGCCGAGGCGAAGAAACTCGCCGCCGACCGCCGCGCCAGGTCACTGCTGCAAGGCTACACCGGCAATTCCTGCTCCGAGTGCCAGAACTTTACCATGGTGCGGAACGGGACCTGCGAGAAGTGCGACACGTGCGGCGCTACGAGCGGGTGCAGCTGA
- a CDS encoding DUF488 family protein, with protein sequence MALLTIGYEGSEIDDFVSVLKAEKVELLVDVRDLPLSRKPGFSKNSLRNHLENSSIDYRHEKILGDPREGRLAARSGDRPRFERIFRSHIANEAAGKIIRELALHAETKNICLMCFERDHKDCHRSIICEEILKIKKSSIKNIGVPKGFRLKAA encoded by the coding sequence ATGGCGCTACTGACGATTGGCTATGAAGGTTCTGAAATTGACGACTTCGTATCCGTACTGAAGGCAGAGAAGGTCGAATTGCTTGTCGACGTGAGAGATCTACCTCTGTCAAGAAAACCAGGCTTCTCCAAAAACTCGCTTAGGAACCATCTAGAAAACTCTTCGATCGACTATAGGCATGAAAAAATCCTCGGTGACCCCAGGGAAGGACGGTTGGCCGCTCGAAGTGGGGATCGTCCGCGGTTCGAGCGTATCTTCAGAAGCCATATCGCGAATGAGGCAGCCGGAAAAATAATCCGTGAATTAGCACTGCACGCAGAAACAAAGAACATCTGTCTAATGTGTTTTGAAAGAGATCACAAAGACTGCCATCGTTCCATTATTTGTGAAGAGATATTGAAAATTAAGAAGAGTTCAATTAAAAATATTGGTGTACCGAAAGGCTTCCGTCTAAAGGCTGCGTGA
- a CDS encoding DUF3592 domain-containing protein: MELKILLVGFACAVAGMLSLITFLKWCEVKALSHWLPAPGKIISSRVEAREVRSSGVGSDSSDTTEMRNFPAITFEYKVGGKKFQSSRYSVKENLGNFEVTETLAQFPRGAAVTVFYNPADPSKAVIERTMPDGAFKFMFQLSAVLVIGALVLVFSVGGLLEAIRPHLPKPQNLGAAALLLFMGLFALRMGFAQKSLAEQGLGAALRPGMPLP, translated from the coding sequence GTGGAGCTCAAAATTCTGCTTGTCGGCTTTGCCTGCGCGGTCGCGGGCATGTTGTCGCTCATCACTTTCCTGAAATGGTGCGAGGTAAAGGCGCTGAGCCACTGGTTGCCGGCCCCGGGAAAGATCATCTCGTCGCGCGTCGAGGCGCGGGAGGTCAGAAGCTCGGGCGTTGGCTCGGACAGCAGCGATACCACCGAGATGCGCAATTTTCCGGCGATCACCTTCGAATACAAAGTGGGTGGCAAGAAATTTCAAAGCTCGCGCTACAGCGTGAAGGAGAATTTGGGGAATTTCGAAGTCACCGAAACCCTTGCGCAGTTTCCCCGCGGCGCCGCGGTGACCGTCTTCTACAATCCGGCCGATCCCAGCAAAGCCGTGATCGAGCGCACCATGCCCGATGGCGCCTTCAAGTTCATGTTCCAGCTCTCGGCGGTGCTGGTGATCGGCGCACTGGTGCTGGTGTTTTCCGTCGGCGGTTTGCTCGAGGCGATCCGGCCGCATCTGCCCAAGCCACAGAATCTCGGCGCGGCGGCACTGCTGCTGTTCATGGGGCTGTTTGCCCTGCGCATGGGTTTCGCCCAGAAATCGTTGGCCGAGCAGGGCCTGGGTGCAGCGCTGCGGCCTGGGATGCCTTTACCTTGA